The following are encoded in a window of Lactobacillus panisapium genomic DNA:
- a CDS encoding PTS lactose/cellobiose transporter subunit IIA, whose amino-acid sequence MEQEQIIMQLISQGGSAWSESIAAIRKARSQDYQASEKLLKKAHDDLLAAHNLQTKLLQKEINGSAERPSLLMVHAQDHLMNAMTVNDLAKELIAILKERN is encoded by the coding sequence ATGGAGCAAGAACAAATTATTATGCAGTTAATTTCGCAGGGAGGAAGTGCTTGGTCTGAAAGTATTGCAGCAATTCGTAAGGCACGCTCGCAAGATTATCAGGCAAGCGAAAAATTGCTAAAAAAAGCGCATGATGACCTACTTGCGGCGCATAACTTACAAACTAAATTATTGCAAAAAGAAATTAATGGCAGTGCAGAAAGGCCTTCCTTATTGATGGTACATGCACAAGATCACCTGATGAATGCGATGACTGTCAATGATTTGGCAAAAGAACTTATTGCTATTTTAAAAGAAAGGAATTAG